The Deltaproteobacteria bacterium nucleotide sequence CCCTGCTGTGGCGTAGCGATACTGCCAGCCAGCTCTGCCTGACCTGCCACGACAAGGGCACCTACACCGCACCGTAACGCCAACCGTTGCCCGGCTTCGGCGCGAGGGGAATGCGCCCGTTCCCCTCGCGCCTTCCCCCCCTGCTTGCTTGGCTCTTCCGAACCTATCCCCAAACTTGCATCCGCCGGACCTCAGCCTGCGCCTTACCGCCGGCTGAGTTCCCGACGACTTCAGCTGCTGATCGCGCTTAGCCAGGCCGCGAGATTCTTGGCCAGAAGCAGATTGCCCTCTTTGAGGAACTGGTTCTGGAAGATGGCGTCGTCTCCGAAGACGACGAAGCGTCCGCGACCGAGGTTTCCGGTTACCACCACCGCGAACGACTGAACTGCGTCACCTTCAGTACGCTTCGCGTCGCCGTTCAAGTCGATCCAGGCGCCTGGGCTGGTCTCGGCGACGATGGTGTCGCGCGTATTTAGCAAGGCCCAGCCGCCGAAGATGCTGAACCCCTTCATGCCCCTGGTTAACTCGTGCGGCCTGAGTCGAGTGACCCGGAAGTTAGCGGGCGTGTTTTCGACGATGTTGTCCTGCTCGAAGATCACGGCGTTGGATATGGACGTGTGCAAGCGGTGCAGCAAGCCGGCAACCGGCGGGCCGATGTGAAGCATGATGCAGAGCCGCCCGCCCCGCTCGACGAAGCGCGTGACCGCCTCGACCTCGCGTTCCGTCAGCGGCTTGAACGCACCCGAGATCACCAGCCCGCCGGCGCCTGCCAGCTCTTGATCGGTGAGCTCCCGGCCGGTGGTCGTGATCTCGAAGCGCTGATCCGCGAGCACCTGCGCGAAGCGGGATAAATCGAGCGGGCCGTCTCTCCCGGCCAGGAAACGTTGCCCGTGCGATTCGTCGAATAGCGCGACGAGCCGGTTGGTCGCGTCAGCGGCTTGCACAACGGCGAGGAAGAAACCGCACCAGGCCACTATGGTGGCCCCGCCGGTCAGCTTGGTTCGCATGCGCCGACCAGAGCCTGTTGCCCGGCCAATTGCAAGGCCTCCTCACGCTGCGGTGCAGCGCCGGGAGCACCGCTCTTGTCGAGGCTGGCGAGGCGGTGCCGCCTCGTTCTGACCCAACGCCACTGGTCACGGGCGAACCACCCGCGCTCGGCATGTTCCGGGCGTTGGCTCGGTTTTCGGCAAAAACGTGATGCGCCGGCTGCTCACCAGTTGGCGTGATCGCTCAGGCGTTTGGCCCGTTCATCTCCTTGGCACAGCGGTTGCCCTTAGCACGAAGCAAAGGACACCGCATGGGAGGTGAAACAATGAGCGCCGTAGTGGTGCGCCTGCTGGCTGCACTCTTCTGGTTGGTGGCGACGACATCACCTGCCTGGGCACTTGCCGCCTCGGGCTCCGGCTTGGCTGGCAGCCCCCACGATTTCACCAAGCCGAGCAATAGCGCGTACCAGGGCGATCGCAAATCCGACATGTGCATCTTCTGCCACGTACCCCACAACGGTAAGGGCGCGGCCGGCCGGTCACAATGGGATCAGATGGCAACTAGCGCCGACAACGGAACCAGTGGCCCACAGGCTTCGGCGACCTTCGACTACCTGCCCCTGTGGAACCATGAACTCACCGGCAACTTCGCTTCCTACACGACCTACCAGAACGGTCTCGGCGCACCACAGGCCGGCGCCAAGGCGTCGCAAGCGATTGCCTCTGGCCGAACTCCGGGCAGCACCTCTCTGCTCTGCCTCAGCTGTCATGACGGCAGCGTGGCCATCAACACCTACGGCAATGGCTCGCAGCTCGGCGGGGGTGCCACGATCGCCGAGGCCTACATCATCGGCAAGGACAATTACCTGGGAAACCACCACCCGATCGGCTTCGACTACGACGCGGTGCGGTCGGGGGACAAAGAGATCAGGTCGGCGGATGCCGCCAGCCTAACGCCGACAACCACCGTTAGAGACCATCTCTATGGTCCGGGCAACGAGCGCATGGAGTGCGGCACCTGCCACTCGGTGCACAACACCGGCAACAGCGGCGAAAGCCTGCTCTGGCGCAGCGACGCGCGCAGCCGGCTCTGCCTCACCTGCCACGACAAAGGCCGCTACGCCGCGCCGTAGGTCGGCGAACAACGCAGGATTACAACGAACTGAACGAATTAAACCGATTGGGCGGATTCGGAATCGAATGAGCGGCCACCAGCAATGCCGACGTCGAAGCCTCGGCTTTCTCCCATCCGTGAAATCCGTTCGATCCGTTTAATCCGTTGTAAGAATTGGCGGCCGATTGCGGCACTGCCGGGCGCGTGTTAGCTGAGAGCCATGCCGCCCACGGCCCCGTTGCGCGCCCGACTCGCCCAAGCCGTACGCTTCGACGGGCTGTGGTGGCGAAGATTCGCTTACCTCGGCTGCGTCTACGGGCCGGATTGGTGGACGCACTATTCGCCCCCGGTCATCGCGGCAATCATCTTCGCCATCGTCGGTCGCAACCGCCGCGGCGCCATCACCAACTTGCAGCGCATACTGGACCAACCCGACCGGCGGCGCGCCGGGCTGACGGGCTTGCGTATGTTCGCCGAGTTCGCGCACTGCTTGACCGAGACGACGCAGTACTACGGGCCGCGCCCGCGAGCGATCCGCCTGGATACTCCCCAACACGATCCACTGGCCGAGGCGCTGCGCGCTGGCCGCGGCGCGGTGGTGGTCACCGGCCACTTCGGCAACTGGGACATTGCGGCTAAGGCGCTGTGCGACTACGGGCGCCCGATCAACGTGGTTATGGCCCGCGAGGTCAATGCCACCACCCAGGAGTACGTGCGCAGTGCCCGCGAGCAGGCCGGGGTGCGGGTCATCTTCTCGGACAGTTCGGTATTCTCGTCGCTCAACATGATTCGCGCGTTACGTCAAAACGAGGTGGTAGCGATCCAGCTCGATCGCATGCTCGGGCCCGGCGGCGCGCGGCAGTTGCCGTTTTTCGGCGCCCTCGCCCCGTTTCCGTCCGGCCCGTTCGTGCTCGCGCGCTTGGCCGGAGCGCCGGTAATCCCGGTCTTCATTCCGCGCCTGGGGCCGCGCCATTACGCCATTCGTGTCACTGGCCGTTTTTTTCTGGCCCGCGAAGCTCGCGATGCTCACGCGCTCGATCGCGTCATGGGCGAGGTGGTGCGTGAGTTCGAGGCCATGATCCGCGAGTTTCCGACCCAGTGGTTTCAATTCGCGCCGTTCTGGCCGGCGGCGGCAGCGGCGGCGCTGCCGGCGGTCGACGAAATCGAAGCTCGCCCGCAGCGCCGCCTGCG carries:
- a CDS encoding DUF4350 domain-containing protein, with translation MQAADATNRLVALFDESHGQRFLAGRDGPLDLSRFAQVLADQRFEITTTGRELTDQELAGAGGLVISGAFKPLTEREVEAVTRFVERGGRLCIMLHIGPPVAGLLHRLHTSISNAVIFEQDNIVENTPANFRVTRLRPHELTRGMKGFSIFGGWALLNTRDTIVAETSPGAWIDLNGDAKRTEGDAVQSFAVVVTGNLGRGRFVVFGDDAIFQNQFLKEGNLLLAKNLAAWLSAISS
- a CDS encoding lysophospholipid acyltransferase family protein, yielding MPPTAPLRARLAQAVRFDGLWWRRFAYLGCVYGPDWWTHYSPPVIAAIIFAIVGRNRRGAITNLQRILDQPDRRRAGLTGLRMFAEFAHCLTETTQYYGPRPRAIRLDTPQHDPLAEALRAGRGAVVVTGHFGNWDIAAKALCDYGRPINVVMAREVNATTQEYVRSAREQAGVRVIFSDSSVFSSLNMIRALRQNEVVAIQLDRMLGPGGARQLPFFGALAPFPSGPFVLARLAGAPVIPVFIPRLGPRHYAIRVTGRFFLAREARDAHALDRVMGEVVREFEAMIREFPTQWFQFAPFWPAAAAAALPAVDEIEARPQRRLRR